A single window of Phycisphaerae bacterium DNA harbors:
- a CDS encoding alkaline phosphatase family protein, protein MLSPPDRFPSDRNGALFDRVLMIGLDGATWDVLNPLMSDGAMPNLAALVAGGTSGVLESTRPPITPAAWTTFMTGKGPGKHGIIDFLRYDPATNRLTFNNNQKISQKTIWQILSEKSYRVGSINVPMTFPPENVNGFMISGFDTPSGQDFTHPKDLQAEILANHPDYTHEKKWERKALGGDKVFAQNLEYICQSFERGYELARFCGGKYGWDVLMVLFKLVDNLQHKAWRYLDPRTKDSSPYRERLTRDCFAKLDVVLGKLRSFADKEGATILVMSDHGHGSLDGKAQPNLLLSEWGYLSLRNNLARAKTRGTVLWRRLTRAKNGSPAGQLNELDHDLAVDWSQTRACVLHAGIYGFLYINLKGRQPQGIVDPADFESLRDEIRQRLLAAQCRDRDGRKMQIFTDVFLSEELYGCSRFDYPWMPDLLLAPSDGLAVVKKIRGKEPVRWVPLDRLEGTHRLDGIFIANGPSIAVGKKIQAHIADIAPTLLAGLGERVPKDMDGRVLTRIFEQPVKVEYEPPQERKVEELEPTLTQRQMQEVATRLGDLGYLD, encoded by the coding sequence GTGTTGTCTCCTCCCGATCGCTTTCCGTCCGACCGCAATGGGGCGCTCTTCGACCGCGTCCTCATGATCGGTCTGGATGGCGCGACCTGGGATGTCCTCAACCCGCTCATGAGCGACGGCGCCATGCCCAACCTCGCCGCCCTCGTCGCCGGTGGCACGAGCGGCGTCCTCGAATCCACCCGCCCGCCGATCACCCCCGCCGCCTGGACGACCTTCATGACCGGCAAGGGGCCCGGCAAGCACGGCATCATCGACTTCCTCCGCTACGACCCGGCGACCAATCGCCTGACCTTCAACAACAACCAGAAGATCAGCCAGAAGACGATCTGGCAGATCCTCAGCGAAAAGTCCTATCGCGTCGGCTCGATTAATGTCCCCATGACCTTTCCGCCGGAAAACGTCAACGGCTTCATGATCAGCGGCTTCGACACGCCCAGCGGCCAGGACTTCACGCACCCCAAGGACTTGCAGGCCGAAATTCTCGCCAACCATCCCGACTATACCCACGAGAAAAAGTGGGAGCGCAAGGCCCTCGGCGGCGACAAGGTCTTCGCCCAGAACCTCGAATACATCTGTCAGAGCTTCGAGCGCGGCTATGAACTGGCCCGCTTCTGCGGCGGCAAGTACGGCTGGGACGTGCTGATGGTCCTCTTCAAGCTCGTGGACAACCTTCAGCACAAAGCCTGGCGCTATCTCGATCCGCGAACCAAAGACAGCAGCCCCTATCGCGAACGCCTCACCCGCGACTGCTTCGCCAAGCTCGACGTCGTCCTCGGAAAGCTTCGCAGCTTTGCCGACAAAGAGGGCGCGACGATCCTCGTCATGTCCGACCACGGCCACGGCAGCCTCGACGGCAAGGCCCAGCCCAATCTGCTCCTGTCGGAGTGGGGCTACCTCTCGCTCCGCAACAACCTCGCCCGCGCCAAAACCCGCGGCACCGTCCTCTGGCGGCGGCTCACCCGCGCCAAAAACGGCTCGCCCGCCGGTCAGCTCAACGAACTCGACCACGACCTCGCCGTCGACTGGTCACAGACGCGGGCCTGCGTCCTTCACGCGGGCATCTATGGCTTCCTCTACATCAACCTCAAAGGCCGCCAGCCCCAGGGCATCGTCGACCCGGCCGATTTTGAATCCCTCCGCGACGAGATCCGCCAGCGCCTCCTCGCTGCGCAGTGCCGCGACCGCGACGGCCGCAAGATGCAGATCTTCACCGACGTCTTCCTCTCCGAGGAACTCTACGGCTGCAGCCGCTTCGACTATCCGTGGATGCCCGACCTGCTCCTCGCCCCGTCCGACGGTCTGGCCGTCGTAAAGAAAATCCGCGGCAAGGAACCCGTCCGCTGGGTCCCGCTCGATCGACTCGAAGGCACGCACCGCCTCGACGGCATCTTCATCGCCAACGGCCCCTCGATCGCCGTCGGCAAGAAAATCCAGGCCCACATCGCCGACATCGCCCCGACGCTGCTCGCGGGCTTAGGCGAGCGCGTCCCCAAGGACATGGACGGCCGAGTCCTCACCCGTATCTTCGAACAGCCCGTCAAGGTCGAATACGAACCCCCGCAGGAGCGCAAGGTCGAGGAACTCGAACCCACCCTCACCCAGCGCCAGATGCAGGAAGTCGCCACCCGCCTCGGCGACCTCGGCTACCTCGACTAG
- a CDS encoding thioredoxin domain-containing protein — protein MQSDPPPPPARALSGSATPLSPLPPIPSRWTALRVIALALALGGAGICGLLQRMSGGGGSVFGANLCTPTQAVNCDFVLASRWAKIGPFPSAALGVAYFGALAAWLAFVGFANRAGRGWHLVPLGLAAVGLCGSAYFIYVMAVHLPVWCTWCIAAHVVNALLFLAILGGWPRRPSADALDVAPYPSAGRALAVVAGCGAAAAVVLSVVIAVGAQVTAAQMQREFMKIGNNVDYIAWRYSMDPSREIALRSDDLAAGPADAAHTVVIFEDFQCKGCAELHRFTALLLKSHPKLRIVYKHYPMSGACNRHARMGSHYFACEAAQAAEAARLAGTTRQAHHFASRLFENFGRLDERPYASLAAEVGIDTAKFAAALAGPEPAARVAEDIELAHALGVESTPAVFLNGRKLWNWNILTTDARPKVDLAATEGLWERLIGEQKR, from the coding sequence ATGCAATCCGACCCACCGCCGCCACCCGCACGGGCCCTGTCTGGCAGCGCTACGCCGCTCTCGCCGCTTCCGCCTATACCGTCGCGTTGGACGGCACTGCGTGTCATTGCGCTGGCGTTGGCGCTCGGCGGCGCGGGCATCTGCGGCCTCTTGCAACGGATGAGCGGTGGGGGCGGTTCGGTCTTCGGGGCGAATCTCTGCACGCCGACACAGGCGGTGAACTGTGACTTCGTCCTGGCCAGCCGGTGGGCGAAAATCGGGCCGTTTCCGAGCGCGGCGCTGGGAGTCGCGTACTTCGGGGCGCTGGCGGCGTGGCTGGCGTTTGTGGGGTTCGCCAACCGCGCGGGGCGGGGATGGCACCTTGTCCCGCTCGGGCTTGCGGCAGTAGGGCTCTGCGGGTCGGCGTACTTTATTTATGTCATGGCCGTGCACCTGCCGGTCTGGTGTACGTGGTGCATCGCGGCACATGTCGTCAACGCGCTTTTGTTCCTCGCGATCCTTGGCGGCTGGCCGCGCAGGCCTTCGGCGGATGCGCTCGATGTGGCGCCGTACCCATCGGCCGGGCGGGCGCTGGCCGTCGTGGCGGGCTGCGGAGCGGCGGCGGCCGTGGTGCTGTCGGTGGTGATCGCGGTGGGGGCGCAGGTGACCGCGGCCCAGATGCAGCGCGAATTCATGAAGATCGGCAACAACGTCGACTACATCGCGTGGCGATATTCGATGGACCCGTCGCGCGAGATCGCGCTTCGATCGGACGACCTGGCGGCGGGTCCGGCGGATGCGGCGCACACGGTCGTGATCTTTGAGGACTTCCAGTGCAAAGGCTGCGCAGAACTTCATCGATTCACGGCGCTGCTTCTTAAGTCGCATCCCAAGTTGCGAATCGTATACAAGCATTATCCGATGTCGGGGGCATGTAACCGGCACGCCCGCATGGGCTCGCACTATTTCGCCTGCGAGGCGGCGCAGGCAGCGGAGGCGGCGCGGTTGGCGGGGACGACGCGGCAAGCACACCACTTCGCGTCGCGGCTGTTCGAGAACTTCGGGCGGCTGGACGAGCGACCGTACGCGAGTCTGGCGGCGGAGGTGGGGATCGACACGGCGAAGTTCGCGGCGGCGCTGGCGGGTCCGGAGCCGGCGGCGCGGGTGGCGGAGGACATCGAATTGGCGCACGCGCTGGGCGTCGAGTCCACGCCGGCGGTTTTTCTGAACGGGCGGAAGCTGTGGAACTGGAACATTCTGACGACGGACGCGCGGCCGAAGGTGGATTTGGCGGCGACGGAGGGGTTGTGGGAGAGGCTAATCGGCGAGCAGAAACGCTGA